The Petrotoga mobilis SJ95 genomic sequence GAACCCGGTAAAAATTATGATCCGTATACAAATATAGTTTTACTTCAGAACAACACAAACGAACAAAACTTAGAGAATTTTTACGTGAAAATATTTGAATCTAAGAATTAGAAGGTTTATTTCTGAAAAATAGCCCAACCTTGGGCTATTTTTCTAATATTTTGAGAATATCTTCAAGTTTTATGTCGCCGCTTATGTTACCTCTTACTTCGCTTCCCCCACCTTTGATGTTGTTATTTGTTTTTAATTTTTCTATTAACTCTTTACAGTTAATATTTTTTGAGAAAATAGAAAAGGTTTTGTCCTTTTCATCCTCAACAATGAGTGTGTAATCTTTCAAATCGACGTATTTGTGTAAGAAATCTGCTGTTTCATCCTCTTTTTTATAATAAACTATTTTATTTTTATTTACTACCAGCGCCTTTTCGATTAAATCTTTTGCAAGATAATAAGCATTTTTTTCTGCTAACTTCTTCATACGATTCTTATAATCTTTGTTTTCATTTAATAGACTTTCTACTTTGTTTTCCAAATCATACAACCCAGATGTTAAGATAGAAGAAATGTTTTTTAAAATCGAATCTTTTTGTGAATAATCATTAATGGCTCTAAGACCCGCTAAAAAATATACCCTCGTTAAATTCCCTTTTACTTTTTCTGTATTTGTTATCTTTAAAAGATTGATATTTCCTGTGTTTTTCACATGGAAACCACCACAGGCAGATATATCAAAATCATCGATTTTTATCAGCCTTACTTCACCACTTATTTTATCACTTAGAGGTTTTCTTAAATTGTATTTTTGGGCTCGTTCTTTATCCGTATATATTTCTTCCACTTCTATGCACTTAGAAATTATATCGTTTGAAAGTTCTTGGGCTTTATTCAACAATTCTTCTTCAATATTCTGTCCATCTAAATCTATAGTGGAATATTCTTCACCCATCTTAAAACTAACGGTTTTTAATGAGCCTATTCTTTCAAAAGCGGCTGACAATATATGTTGTCCAGTATGCTGTTGAGCTATATCAAATCTTCTTTTTTTATCTATTTCATAAAAATATTCACCTGGGTTTAAATGCTTATTTAAGATAACTCCTGTTTCTGTGGTACCTAAAACTTCAGCGATATCAATTTTACCCCTATCTCCAAGTTGCCCACCTTTTCCATCAGGATAAAAAGGGTTATTCTCTATGGTAGCAAAATAGTTATCCCCTTGTTTTATTACATTAATTATTTTCACTTTTTCACTCAAATTTAAAGCCTCCTTATCTTGCTTAGCGCCCCTGGCCCCGCTCAGTCCGTCCGCACCCAGCACTGTTCATTTTTTAAAGTCTTTAATTTTTATTCTTGGATTCTTTTTAAGATCATTTTATTATATAATATAATAGTTAGTAGAGAATCAAAAATCTTTGAGAGAGAGTTGAGTGCTTTGAGAAAATTCTTCGTAATTTTTTTCTTGATTATTTTGAGTATTAACATCTTCTCCAATTTAATAGTAAATAATTTTGAACATTCAGACATTATTGATTTTTTTGTAAATAAAAACACTGGCGATATTTCCACAATTGTAGAGAATAACTACCTTAAAACTTATGATTTGAAGGAAAAGTGCATTAATCGTTATTACTCAGCTTCTTCTATACCGACTCATGTAGAATGGATCCTCGACAATAAATATACTATAATCGCAGAAAGTAATGGGACAATAGAAGTGTTTAACAACGATACCTCTCTTCTTAATTACAAAATAAACGTAACCGACGAATCTATTTCCTCTTTATCTAGTTTTAGAGATAAAATAGTATTTACTTCCTTAGATAAAACGGTCTACGTATACAATATTACCAAAAGAAGGGTAGAATTTCAACGGAGGTTTTCAACTATACCAACGGTTGCAGAATTTTACGATGAGGGTACAATATTGGTAGCAGACCATTTAGGTAATATTTATTTGATTGATTATTTAAACAATAAAGAAGTAAGATCCATCAAAATTGATAATTATTCAATAATTAAATTAGCGATGGTAAATGATAATACACTTGCTTTTTCAATGAATGGAAATATTTATGTATTGGATAAAGACTTGAAGATAATAAATTCTTTTTCATTAGGTTTAACAATTAAAGAGGTCGCATTTTCACCATCGAATGAAAATTTTACTGTTTTGACTACGAATAATCAGATCATCCTTTTTGATTCTTCAACTTTAAAAATACTCCAAGAACTAAAGCTTGATAATTTTAATATAAAATCTCTTGAATGGAGTCATGACAAAAGCGATACACTTTACCTAAACGATGGAGTTAGTCTATACTCTTTAAATGTCTATTCAAAATCAATTGAAAAATTATTGGAATTAAAAAAACCCGATGTTCTAAAAATTACAAGAAATAATAATCTTATTTATTACTTAACTTCCAACAGTGAAATAGGTATTTTTAATATTGATTCAGGAGTAGTTGAGACTCATTTTTCTTTTTCTGAAGAAGTAGTTGACTTTGAAATAACAAAAAATGGATATTTGATACTTTCAGAAAATTCTGGATACCTGTCGCTTTACGACCCTGAGGGTATATTAATAGAAAATAAGAAGATAAGTGATTTTAAATTAACCACTTTGGAGATTTCCCCTTCGGAAAAGTTTTTAATTGCAGGGGGATGGGAAAATAATGTTTATGTAGTTACCCTACCTGATTTGAGCGTTTATAAGGAAGTTGAAAATCTTCATAGCAATTGGATAAAAGATATTTCTATTAATTACAACGAAACTAAGATAGCAGTGGCAAGCTTAGATAAAAAAGTAAGCATATCAGTTTTTCCCGACTTTGAAAATACAATTTACATCGAAGAATTCCCCTACATTATTTGGTCACTGGATTGGGCTAGTAATTCAAATTTTCTTTCTATGGGAGGATTTGAAGGGGCTTTACGACTGTGGGATGGAAGATTTAATCAATTCTATAAGAGATTTGAGATTATTACAGCTCCAATAAAGGCAATTGAATGGAGCCCTGATGATAATTACGTAGCCACTGGAACAACTGATGGAAATGTCTATATATGGAACAGTAAAAATGGAAACTTAGAATCAACTATGAATATTTCGAATGGTGAAATTGTTGATTTAACTTGGAGTAATGATGAAAGGTATTTGTATGCCTTGAGTAAAGGAAATTTATTGAGCCTTATAGATCTTCAGCAAAACAATATACCTTTGCAAAGTATTATTTTTGAAAAAGGCTATTCTGTTTCCTATAGAAAAAATGGGGAGTATACCACTAATATCCCTGAACAAGAAGAAAGCAAATTTTTCTACAAAAATAATCCTATAAGCCTTTTCGAAGCTGTAACCTTCGAAAGGAAAGAATTTATAAGCATTCCTATCTTAGAGGGTCCTGTTATAAATGTACCGTCAGAATTTTTGATATCAGATAAAAACAACTCTTTGCTTCTCAGCGTTTTTGATAATAATCTAATTACAAAAGTTGAAATATTAGGTCAAACTTTTTTAGTTAACAGCCAATCTTACTATCTATCTTTAGAAATAAATCCTGAAAAACTTACATCAAATATGCTTGAAATATCTGCTTATGACAACGATGGAAATAAATCCACAAAATACGTTCATTTGAAGTTTGAGAATATATATCTTCAAGTATTCACTAATCAAGCAGAAATTACAAACGAGGAAGGAGAAATAATAGCGATTGCAACTCGTGGAGACATCCTAAAATTAAAAGGAGTCTTAGGAGATACTTATAAAGTAGAATATATTGACAAAGAGGGATATATTAAAAAAGCATTTGTCGTGTTTTAAAAAAGCCCTCAAAGATGAGGGCTTTTTAATTTTATTATCTTATTAATTAAGCTTTTTGTGTTTTCTTACGTCTTTTTACCATACCTATGACAATTGGACTCGCAATATATAACGAAGAATAAGTCCCAATTATAACTCCCACAGTTAATCCGAAAGCAAATGAAGCTATTGACCTACCTCCCAAAAGGAACATCATAAAAACAACTAGGAATGTTGTCAAGGAAGTGTTCAATGACCTTACAATAACTTCGTTAATGCTTTTATTTGTTATACTTTCTATATCCATCCCACGATTTTTAGATCTGTTTTCCCTTATTCTATCATAAACAACGATAGTATCGTTTAGGGAATAACCTGCTAAAGTAAGAAATGCGGCTATTGCGGTTAAGTTCATTTCTATACCAAAGAGGGAATAAAATCCTAAGGTGATTATAACGTCATGAGCTAAAGCTAAAATCGCTCCCACACCGTAGGAAAATTGAAACCTGATGGTTATATAAGCTAGCAAAACTATCAGAGAAATAATTACAGCATACCAAGCATACGATCGAATTTCCCTAGCAGCATAACCTGAAACATCGTTGAATTGTTCAATATTTAAGCTCGAATCAGAAAAAGATTCTTCTAAACTATTTATGAACATTTGTTTTTCTTCCAACGTAGGGAAAGAATCTCTTACGGTAATTATGTAAAAGAATTGATCAGAAGCTCCTCCACCTGGGTTAGTTTGAATGATCTTAGCGGTAGCATACTCTTGATTTATCGTTTGTAAACCGTTTCTCAATTCATCAATTGTATAACTTTTATCAAAAGACACGATGATTTCACTACCACCAGAAAAATCAACACCTAAATTGAATCCTTTTACAAAAATCACTATTACAGAAAAAAGTATCAAAGCAATTGATAAATAAATGAAAAAACTCCTCTTACCAACAAAATCTATATTTGGCATTATTTAGTCCCCCCTTTTTCCACAACAATTCCTTTCACATACTTTTCAGGCTTCAAAAAGTGGGAAGTACTTTCTAATAGCAACCTACTAACCACCAAGTTAGTAAACATAGCACCTAAAACACCTATTATGAGTGTGACCGCAAAGCCTCTAATACTTCCACTTGTTACAAAGAATAAAACTAATCCTGCTAAAATAGTTGTTATATTGGCATCAAAAATAGTTGAAAAAACTTTATTAAATCCAAACTTTACTGCGGTTAAAGGGGGCCTTCCTATTCTAAGTTCCTCTTTTATTCTTTCGTATATAATAATATTTCCATCTACTGTGGTACCAAAAGTTAAAATTATACCAGCAATACCTGGTAGAGTTAATATCGCTCCTGTCCAACTTAAAATTCCCATTAACAAAAATGTATTATATATTAGCGCAATATCAGCAATTACTCCCATCCATCTATAAAATATAATCATGTAAATCATTACTATTATAAGCCCAATGATTCCAGCGTTTATAATCGTAGTTACAATATCTCTTCCCAAAGTAGGACCAAGTGTCCTTTCTTGATATTTAACCAAATCTACAGGTAAATTCCCAGATTTTATCAAAACAGCAATGTTTTGTGCTTCTTCCATACTTTCTATTCCGCTGATTTCGGCTCTTCCTTGTGAAATCCTTTCTCTAACAACAGGTGCAATTATAACCTCGTCATCTAAAATAATCGCAATTCTTTCATTCACTAAATTCGCGGTTGCTAATTCAAATTTTTGTCTTCCTTCATTACTAAAATTCAAATTAACTACGAATCCTGCTCCTTGACTGTTTAGAGAAGCTACGGCATCAGTGACATCTAAACCGGTAATCTGAAATGGAGCATCTCCAAATTCGAAAACATTTTTTACCCTATACCAAAGGTTAGGGTTATTACTATCCTTAACGTAACTATACATTTCTATTTCTTCACCATTTATTTGTATAGTTCTATTTCTTGTAATTTCTGGAGTTGTTGTAGATTCCACAACTTCCAATACTTCTGCAAAGTAAAGTTTCCCCTTGCTACCTATAAGTTCTTCAGCCCTTTGAGTATCTGATATACCTGGAATCTCAACCCGAACTCTGCTTTCTCCACCGGAAACAACTTCGGAAACTATCGCCTCTGTGTAACCAGCATTGTCCATTCTTCTCCTTAGAACTGTGATTACATTATCTACAACCTCAGAAGTATTGACACCTTCAGGTACATCAAAGCTATATTCTAAAAGCACCCCACCTTGAATATCCAGGCCTAAATTAATATTTGGGAAAAACCGTAGTATGCTTATATCATTCACATTACCCGATAAAGGTAGAATTAATCCTAATAGTGCAAAAACAAAAACTATTACAGTAAATAGTATCCTTATTCTTCGATTTCTCAACTATTTCACCCCCTGAACAAAATCAATGTTAAAGAACTATTTATCATCTTCAGTTTCAGTTTCAGTTTCAGTTTCAGTTTCTTCTGGCGTTGCTTCGGGTTTATCACTTTTAGAAAGAACCCCTGCAATGGCATTCTTTGTTATATCGATTTCTGTTTTGTCTGCCGTTGAAATTCTGATTCTCTCGTTAGTTATAGATATTATCTTTCCTATGATTCCCGATGATGTAACAATTTTATCACCTTTTTTCAAAGCAGAAAGCATTTCCTTATGCTTTTTTTCTTGTCGCCTTTGTGGGAGGAACAACAAGACCCACATCAAGATTATGATTATTAAAAAAAACAACATTCCACTTAATCCACCACCACTTGCCGGGACCGCTTGTGCTTGTTCGACCGTGTTGGCAGCATCAGTAGCGCCTGCTGGGCCAAAGTTTATAAAATTTAATACTCTTTCTAACATAAATACACCTCCAAAATTATTCTTTAAAGAATTTTGTCGTTAAGCGTTTTTGTTATAATATAAGTTAATGCAAAAATTGCTTACTGTTAGATTGTATCATATTTTTCTTTTATGGTCAATGAATTCTTTACAACCAACTTGTCAAATAATTTTTGTTTATGTAATATTTCTTATATTTTATGTTATTATATATATGGTCATAAATTTTTTATGGTGACTTAAAATTGTATTAGGGGGGGTTTAGATGGATGAACCCGTATACGCAAAAATTATGGACGGAGACATAATCTTTTATTTTTCAAAGGGAAACACGCAAAAAGATCTTTTCGAACATTTTCAAAAAGAACTTGTTAAGATGAAAAGTTTTTTTAACATTGGGGATAGTTTTTACGTATATTTTGAAGACGGCTCTCAGCATAATTTATTAAATAAAATCGTAAAATTTGCCAACAGTCTTGAATTGAACGTTGCTGGAGCATATTTTGGAAAGCTTCCCGAAGGGAAAGTAGGAAACAAAGAGTTAACCCTTTCGAGTACCCAAATTTATAGAAAACATTTAAGATCCGGCCAAGTAATACAAAATCCTGGAGACATTATAGTTTTTGGAAATGTAAATCAAGGCGCAGAAGTGAACGCGGGTGGAAGTATTATAATATTTGGAAAGGTATTTGGAACCTTAAGAGCAGGAATTACCAACAAAAAAAACGCTTTCATTATAGCCTACGAATTGAATTCACCATTAGTAGAAATCGCGGGTATCCCTTTCTTCAACTATGAATGGCCAAAGTCACCTGTTTCAATAAGAATAGAAGAAAATAAAGCATTGGTTGAACCGGTTGAACTGTAAAAATATAGTGGAGCAAAGAGATATTAAATCAATTTTTTTTAATCTTTAAAATACTATTTATCCTGTGTCAAAACCAAAAAGGAGGTCACGAATGGATACTTCTACTTTACTAAAAAATTTATCCAATACTTTTGGGGTGTCTTCTTTTGAAAATTACACCTTTCCTTTGATTGAAGAAGAATTAAAAAACATCTCACCAGATATAAAATTAGAAAAAGTAGGAATAGGTAATTTAGTGGCAACTTATGGAAATGAGAGTCCCAAAATTGCCTTTTTCGCACATGTAGACGAAATTGGAATAGTTATATCAAAAATAATCGATGAACACTTCGCTCGTATTTCTCCCGTTGGTGGAGTCGATCCAAGAACCTTGGTAGGAAAAAGGGTTCTTTTTAAAACGAAAGATGCAGAAAAAATAGGTGTAATAGGGTTTTTAGCCCCTCACCTTCAAAAAAAGGAAGATAGAGAAAAATCTCCCTCCTTTGATGAGCTTTTCGTCGATTTTTCAATTTCAGGGGGAACAAGCAATATCAACGTTGGTGATATGGGCGTTATACAAGTCCAGGCTGTTGAACTTGAAAATGGAAAGATATCAAATAAATCTTTAGACAACAGAGTAGGTGCTGCGGTACTAATTAAGTCTTTGGAGTACCTACAAAATCTTAAATTTGAAGGACAATTGACTTTGTCTTTTAACAAAGGTGAGGAAGTGGGATTAGTTGGAGCACAAGGTAGCGCTCACCACCGAAAACCAGATTTTGCCATAGTAGTTGATGTAACTTTTGGCGAAAAACTACCAGAAAAC encodes the following:
- a CDS encoding alanyl-tRNA editing protein, which translates into the protein MSEKVKIINVIKQGDNYFATIENNPFYPDGKGGQLGDRGKIDIAEVLGTTETGVILNKHLNPGEYFYEIDKKRRFDIAQQHTGQHILSAAFERIGSLKTVSFKMGEEYSTIDLDGQNIEEELLNKAQELSNDIISKCIEVEEIYTDKERAQKYNLRKPLSDKISGEVRLIKIDDFDISACGGFHVKNTGNINLLKITNTEKVKGNLTRVYFLAGLRAINDYSQKDSILKNISSILTSGLYDLENKVESLLNENKDYKNRMKKLAEKNAYYLAKDLIEKALVVNKNKIVYYKKEDETADFLHKYVDLKDYTLIVEDEKDKTFSIFSKNINCKELIEKLKTNNNIKGGGSEVRGNISGDIKLEDILKILEK
- a CDS encoding WD40 repeat domain-containing protein, whose product is MRKFFVIFFLIILSINIFSNLIVNNFEHSDIIDFFVNKNTGDISTIVENNYLKTYDLKEKCINRYYSASSIPTHVEWILDNKYTIIAESNGTIEVFNNDTSLLNYKINVTDESISSLSSFRDKIVFTSLDKTVYVYNITKRRVEFQRRFSTIPTVAEFYDEGTILVADHLGNIYLIDYLNNKEVRSIKIDNYSIIKLAMVNDNTLAFSMNGNIYVLDKDLKIINSFSLGLTIKEVAFSPSNENFTVLTTNNQIILFDSSTLKILQELKLDNFNIKSLEWSHDKSDTLYLNDGVSLYSLNVYSKSIEKLLELKKPDVLKITRNNNLIYYLTSNSEIGIFNIDSGVVETHFSFSEEVVDFEITKNGYLILSENSGYLSLYDPEGILIENKKISDFKLTTLEISPSEKFLIAGGWENNVYVVTLPDLSVYKEVENLHSNWIKDISINYNETKIAVASLDKKVSISVFPDFENTIYIEEFPYIIWSLDWASNSNFLSMGGFEGALRLWDGRFNQFYKRFEIITAPIKAIEWSPDDNYVATGTTDGNVYIWNSKNGNLESTMNISNGEIVDLTWSNDERYLYALSKGNLLSLIDLQQNNIPLQSIIFEKGYSVSYRKNGEYTTNIPEQEESKFFYKNNPISLFEAVTFERKEFISIPILEGPVINVPSEFLISDKNNSLLLSVFDNNLITKVEILGQTFLVNSQSYYLSLEINPEKLTSNMLEISAYDNDGNKSTKYVHLKFENIYLQVFTNQAEITNEEGEIIAIATRGDILKLKGVLGDTYKVEYIDKEGYIKKAFVVF
- the secF gene encoding protein translocase subunit SecF, whose translation is MPNIDFVGKRSFFIYLSIALILFSVIVIFVKGFNLGVDFSGGSEIIVSFDKSYTIDELRNGLQTINQEYATAKIIQTNPGGGASDQFFYIITVRDSFPTLEEKQMFINSLEESFSDSSLNIEQFNDVSGYAAREIRSYAWYAVIISLIVLLAYITIRFQFSYGVGAILALAHDVIITLGFYSLFGIEMNLTAIAAFLTLAGYSLNDTIVVYDRIRENRSKNRGMDIESITNKSINEVIVRSLNTSLTTFLVVFMMFLLGGRSIASFAFGLTVGVIIGTYSSLYIASPIVIGMVKRRKKTQKA
- the secD gene encoding protein translocase subunit SecD, whose amino-acid sequence is MRNRRIRILFTVIVFVFALLGLILPLSGNVNDISILRFFPNINLGLDIQGGVLLEYSFDVPEGVNTSEVVDNVITVLRRRMDNAGYTEAIVSEVVSGGESRVRVEIPGISDTQRAEELIGSKGKLYFAEVLEVVESTTTPEITRNRTIQINGEEIEMYSYVKDSNNPNLWYRVKNVFEFGDAPFQITGLDVTDAVASLNSQGAGFVVNLNFSNEGRQKFELATANLVNERIAIILDDEVIIAPVVRERISQGRAEISGIESMEEAQNIAVLIKSGNLPVDLVKYQERTLGPTLGRDIVTTIINAGIIGLIIVMIYMIIFYRWMGVIADIALIYNTFLLMGILSWTGAILTLPGIAGIILTFGTTVDGNIIIYERIKEELRIGRPPLTAVKFGFNKVFSTIFDANITTILAGLVLFFVTSGSIRGFAVTLIIGVLGAMFTNLVVSRLLLESTSHFLKPEKYVKGIVVEKGGTK
- the yajC gene encoding preprotein translocase subunit YajC, with the protein product MLERVLNFINFGPAGATDAANTVEQAQAVPASGGGLSGMLFFLIIIILMWVLLFLPQRRQEKKHKEMLSALKKGDKIVTSSGIIGKIISITNERIRISTADKTEIDITKNAIAGVLSKSDKPEATPEETETETETETEDDK
- a CDS encoding septum site-determining protein MinC, which translates into the protein MDEPVYAKIMDGDIIFYFSKGNTQKDLFEHFQKELVKMKSFFNIGDSFYVYFEDGSQHNLLNKIVKFANSLELNVAGAYFGKLPEGKVGNKELTLSSTQIYRKHLRSGQVIQNPGDIIVFGNVNQGAEVNAGGSIIIFGKVFGTLRAGITNKKNAFIIAYELNSPLVEIAGIPFFNYEWPKSPVSIRIEENKALVEPVEL
- a CDS encoding M28 family peptidase, yielding MDTSTLLKNLSNTFGVSSFENYTFPLIEEELKNISPDIKLEKVGIGNLVATYGNESPKIAFFAHVDEIGIVISKIIDEHFARISPVGGVDPRTLVGKRVLFKTKDAEKIGVIGFLAPHLQKKEDREKSPSFDELFVDFSISGGTSNINVGDMGVIQVQAVELENGKISNKSLDNRVGAAVLIKSLEYLQNLKFEGQLTLSFNKGEEVGLVGAQGSAHHRKPDFAIVVDVTFGEKLPENFEPIKLGEGPVIGIGTTVTRSIFEELTKTAKSNNIKYQLETFTRGSGTEADVVQISSTGVKTGVVSVPILNMHSPNEVVDVKDVEESAKLLSFFALNTSLTWKGSRNL